The following proteins are encoded in a genomic region of Triticum dicoccoides isolate Atlit2015 ecotype Zavitan chromosome 1B, WEW_v2.0, whole genome shotgun sequence:
- the LOC119349163 gene encoding uncharacterized protein LOC119349163 isoform X1 yields MPPLLQGAGEIGDEDKKQQAGRGGLEVLGGRRSSSWFVMEAAPPARGHRWCARCRIVGAALVRSVCHCSFCSTPAQEAYLQSLSKAMSHYHKAQLLLLDITDFSLWIQSKYESSSKPSSRTSPCLRRRLEGCPISSHLLQCFLRRMSLEVPEQYNSISSHVSARVDTVYCVGYADSF; encoded by the exons ATGCCGCCATTGTTGCAAGGAGCAGGGGAGATAGGCGACGAGGACAAGAAGCAGCAGGCTGGTCGCGGTGGGCTTGAGGTGCTGGGAGGACGGAGGAGTTCGTCGTGGTTCGTCATGGAGGCGGCGCCGCCGGCCAGGGGACATCGTTGGTGCGCTCGGTGCAG GATCGTCGGGGCTGCTCTCGTTCGTTCAGTTTGTCACTGTTCCTTTTGCTCTACTCCTGCTCAAG AGGCTTACTTGCAGTCCCTGAGCAAGGCTATGTCGCACTACCACAAGGCCCAACTGCTGCTCCTCGACATCACCGACTTCTCGCTGTGG ATCCAGAGCAAGTATGAGAGCTCCAGTAAGCCATC GTCCAGAACCAGTCCATGTCTGAGACGACGTTTGGAAGGGTGTCCGATTTCATCGCACCTTTTGCAATGTTTCCTAAGACGGATGAGCCTAGAGGTACCAGAACAATACAATTCAATCTCTTCTCATGTTTCTGCAAGAGTAGATACAGTGTACTGTGTTGGATATGCTGACTCGTTTTG
- the LOC119349163 gene encoding uncharacterized protein LOC119349163 isoform X2 — protein MPPLLQGAGEIGDEDKKQQAGRGGLEVLGGRRSSSWFVMEAAPPARGHRWCARCRIVGAALVRSVCHCSFCSTPAQEAYLQSLSKAMSHYHKAQLLLLDITDFSLSRASMRAPVSHRESRTSPCLRRRLEGCPISSHLLQCFLRRMSLEVPEQYNSISSHVSARVDTVYCVGYADSF, from the exons ATGCCGCCATTGTTGCAAGGAGCAGGGGAGATAGGCGACGAGGACAAGAAGCAGCAGGCTGGTCGCGGTGGGCTTGAGGTGCTGGGAGGACGGAGGAGTTCGTCGTGGTTCGTCATGGAGGCGGCGCCGCCGGCCAGGGGACATCGTTGGTGCGCTCGGTGCAG GATCGTCGGGGCTGCTCTCGTTCGTTCAGTTTGTCACTGTTCCTTTTGCTCTACTCCTGCTCAAG AGGCTTACTTGCAGTCCCTGAGCAAGGCTATGTCGCACTACCACAAGGCCCAACTGCTGCTCCTCGACATCACCGACTTCTCGCT ATCCAGAGCAAGTATGAGAGCTCCAGTAAGCCATCGTGA GTCCAGAACCAGTCCATGTCTGAGACGACGTTTGGAAGGGTGTCCGATTTCATCGCACCTTTTGCAATGTTTCCTAAGACGGATGAGCCTAGAGGTACCAGAACAATACAATTCAATCTCTTCTCATGTTTCTGCAAGAGTAGATACAGTGTACTGTGTTGGATATGCTGACTCGTTTTG
- the LOC119349163 gene encoding uncharacterized protein LOC119349163 isoform X3, translating to MPPLLQGAGEIGDEDKKQQAGRGGLEVLGGRRSSSWFVMEAAPPARGHRWCARCRIVGAALVRSVCHCSFCSTPAQEAYLQSLSKAMSHYHKAQLLLLDITDFSLWIQSKYESSSKPSSRTSPCLRRRLEGCPISSHLLQCFLRRMSLEMWKI from the exons ATGCCGCCATTGTTGCAAGGAGCAGGGGAGATAGGCGACGAGGACAAGAAGCAGCAGGCTGGTCGCGGTGGGCTTGAGGTGCTGGGAGGACGGAGGAGTTCGTCGTGGTTCGTCATGGAGGCGGCGCCGCCGGCCAGGGGACATCGTTGGTGCGCTCGGTGCAG GATCGTCGGGGCTGCTCTCGTTCGTTCAGTTTGTCACTGTTCCTTTTGCTCTACTCCTGCTCAAG AGGCTTACTTGCAGTCCCTGAGCAAGGCTATGTCGCACTACCACAAGGCCCAACTGCTGCTCCTCGACATCACCGACTTCTCGCTGTGG ATCCAGAGCAAGTATGAGAGCTCCAGTAAGCCATC GTCCAGAACCAGTCCATGTCTGAGACGACGTTTGGAAGGGTGTCCGATTTCATCGCACCTTTTGCAATGTTTCCTAAGACGGATGAGCCTAGAG
- the LOC119349163 gene encoding uncharacterized protein LOC119349163 isoform X4 produces the protein MPPLLQGAGEIGDEDKKQQAGRGGLEVLGGRRSSSWFVMEAAPPARGHRWCARCRIVGAALVRSVCHCSFCSTPAQEAYLQSLSKAMSHYHKAQLLLLDITDFSLSRASMRAPVSHRESRTSPCLRRRLEGCPISSHLLQCFLRRMSLEMWKI, from the exons ATGCCGCCATTGTTGCAAGGAGCAGGGGAGATAGGCGACGAGGACAAGAAGCAGCAGGCTGGTCGCGGTGGGCTTGAGGTGCTGGGAGGACGGAGGAGTTCGTCGTGGTTCGTCATGGAGGCGGCGCCGCCGGCCAGGGGACATCGTTGGTGCGCTCGGTGCAG GATCGTCGGGGCTGCTCTCGTTCGTTCAGTTTGTCACTGTTCCTTTTGCTCTACTCCTGCTCAAG AGGCTTACTTGCAGTCCCTGAGCAAGGCTATGTCGCACTACCACAAGGCCCAACTGCTGCTCCTCGACATCACCGACTTCTCGCT ATCCAGAGCAAGTATGAGAGCTCCAGTAAGCCATCGTGA GTCCAGAACCAGTCCATGTCTGAGACGACGTTTGGAAGGGTGTCCGATTTCATCGCACCTTTTGCAATGTTTCCTAAGACGGATGAGCCTAGAG
- the LOC119349163 gene encoding uncharacterized protein LOC119349163 isoform X5 has translation MPPLLQGAGEIGDEDKKQQAGRGGLEVLGGRRSSSWFVMEAAPPARGHRWCARCRIVGAALVRSVCHCSFCSTPAQEAYLQSLSKAMSHYHKAQLLLLDITDFSLSRASMRAPVSHRPEPVHV, from the exons ATGCCGCCATTGTTGCAAGGAGCAGGGGAGATAGGCGACGAGGACAAGAAGCAGCAGGCTGGTCGCGGTGGGCTTGAGGTGCTGGGAGGACGGAGGAGTTCGTCGTGGTTCGTCATGGAGGCGGCGCCGCCGGCCAGGGGACATCGTTGGTGCGCTCGGTGCAG GATCGTCGGGGCTGCTCTCGTTCGTTCAGTTTGTCACTGTTCCTTTTGCTCTACTCCTGCTCAAG AGGCTTACTTGCAGTCCCTGAGCAAGGCTATGTCGCACTACCACAAGGCCCAACTGCTGCTCCTCGACATCACCGACTTCTCGCT ATCCAGAGCAAGTATGAGAGCTCCAGTAAGCCATC GTCCAGAACCAGTCCATGTCTGA